The Oceanispirochaeta sp. DNA window GACAAAGTGCAGTGCTGTCCCCTGGGAGACGGTTATGAGTACAGCTTTCAATCCGATTACTCTACGAGCTGGAAAAGAATGGTAGATTGCATTGCCGAAGCGGGAGATTACAAACCTGAGATTCCCCTCTTCCTGGAATACAAACCTAATGAAATCAGAGGGAACTGCTTCCTTGAAAACTGTTCCAAAACACTCTGCCTGCTCCACGAAATAGGGAATAAGAATATTGGAGTCACTCTGGATTACGGTCACTCCAAATATGGTGGAGAAACTCCCGCAGAAGCCCTGAGTCTTGTGGCCAACAGCCCCTTTCCCTACTACATTCACATCAATGATAATGATGGAAAATGGGACTGGGATTATATGGTAGGTACCAACAATTTTCAGCTTTATGTTGAGTTTATCTACTACCTGAAAAGATTTGAATACAGTGATTACATTACTTCTGACACATCTCCCACCAGATTAGATATCAAGGAGTGTTTTGAAGCCAATGCCCGTTGGACCAGCAAAATCTGGGATCTTCTGGATAATATGAACACGGACAAGCTGACAAAACTTCTGAATCAGACTGATTTTGTTAAAAACTGGAAATTTCTGGAAAACGAGTTGTTTTTCAGAGAAGGAAAATAATTGGATCTTATCTGGAAGATGCAATTCTATCCGGATAAAGTAAAACAAGTGATCTGGCAGACTTGTAGAAGTCTGTAAAAAATAGGAAAGGAGAATTGTATGAAAAAACTGTTTGTACTGGTTTTGTGTATGGCAGCAATGACAGGAATGGTCTTTGCTGAAGGTTCTGGTGAATATCCCGAAAGAGATATTACAAATGTTATGGTATGGGGAGCCGGTGGTGGTACCGATACCTGCAACAGAGTAGTCATGCCCGAAATGGCCAAGGAACTGGGAGTTAACATCAATGTCGTCAACAACCCCGGTGGAGTTGCCGGTTCTGTTGGTATGGCAGCTGCATTTGCTAAGGACCCCGACGGTTACACTATCTGTGGTCTGTCCGAATCCTGTGTAACTTCAGCAGTAATGGGCGGATTCCCTGAAAGAATGAATGTATGGGATTTCTTTATCATCGGTGGTTCACCCGACATCGTTTCTGTAACTCCCGATGCTCCCTATAACTCTATTGAAGAACTGGTTAAAGCTGCCAAAGCTAATCCCGGATCTATCAGAGCAGGTGCTTCCGGTGCCGGTTCTATTCACCACCTGAACCTTCTGGCCTTCGAAAAAGGTGCTGGTGTTGAGTTTAACTTTATTCCCTACGACGGTTCAGCCCCTGCCCAGAATGCAGCCATGACTGGAGAAATAACTCTTGTTATTACTTCTGTTGCAGAACAGGCACAGTTGATCCGTGGTGGAAAACTGAGACCTCTTGGAATGCTCGTACCTGAAGCTTTTGAACTGGGAGACACAAAGATTCCTTCTGCTTTTGATGCTTACCCCAGCATGAGCGAATTCCTGCCCATCTCTCAGGCTATCGGTTTTGCTATCCGCAAAGATGCAGATAAAAAGATCAAATCAAAACTGACAAATGCATTTCAAGTTGCCATGAACTCTGAAGCTGTAATAGAATTCGGAAAGAAAAACTACTACATCCTCTCAGGTAAATCCGGTGCTGAAGCCAATAAAGTATTTGACAGCCTCGAATCCAACTTTGGATGGACTCTGCAAGAACTGGGAGCTGCCAAGGTAGATCCTGCTTCTCTTGGAATCCCCAAACCATAATTGATACAGTCTCAAAAAATGTTCTAAAAAAAAGAGCTGTTCCTGGGTGTGGAGTCCTATATAATGAGGCTCCGGGGGACAGCTTTTTTAGGACTCACAGATAAGGAAGATTTTATAATGGAAGAACAAAAATTACGTCAGTATGATTTCCTGACAGCTGCATTTCTTATTTTATTCGGGATATGGGAACTCTTTGAAACATTCAAAATGCCAATGACAGACTCCTATGGAGGGGTCGAGACCGTCTGGTATGTTTCTCCGGCACTGTTTCCTCTTTTTATAGGTGCAGCCCTTATCCTCCTGGGATTTATTCTTTTGAGAAATTCTATAAAAACCGGTGGTGCAGCAGATTTCATTCATGCAATGAAAAGCATTGGTAAATCCAGAATATCGAACAAGTCCGTCCGAGTTCTGACGGTCTTGCTCGCACTTGTATCATTCGTTTATATACTGATCCCCTATATTGATTTTTTTATGA harbors:
- a CDS encoding sugar phosphate isomerase/epimerase, with product MSKKPKFAVITGFLGQTQDRFRAFNAPQTLEEKFKMMNSMENVDGLELVFPYEVNEAATVKPLLKKYDLNMAAVNVNIKKDDDFIHGSISHPDKAVRDKAVRFIKEAKDFAAEVGADKVQCCPLGDGYEYSFQSDYSTSWKRMVDCIAEAGDYKPEIPLFLEYKPNEIRGNCFLENCSKTLCLLHEIGNKNIGVTLDYGHSKYGGETPAEALSLVANSPFPYYIHINDNDGKWDWDYMVGTNNFQLYVEFIYYLKRFEYSDYITSDTSPTRLDIKECFEANARWTSKIWDLLDNMNTDKLTKLLNQTDFVKNWKFLENELFFREGK
- a CDS encoding tripartite tricarboxylate transporter substrate binding protein, which encodes MKKLFVLVLCMAAMTGMVFAEGSGEYPERDITNVMVWGAGGGTDTCNRVVMPEMAKELGVNINVVNNPGGVAGSVGMAAAFAKDPDGYTICGLSESCVTSAVMGGFPERMNVWDFFIIGGSPDIVSVTPDAPYNSIEELVKAAKANPGSIRAGASGAGSIHHLNLLAFEKGAGVEFNFIPYDGSAPAQNAAMTGEITLVITSVAEQAQLIRGGKLRPLGMLVPEAFELGDTKIPSAFDAYPSMSEFLPISQAIGFAIRKDADKKIKSKLTNAFQVAMNSEAVIEFGKKNYYILSGKSGAEANKVFDSLESNFGWTLQELGAAKVDPASLGIPKP